Proteins encoded in a region of the Amia ocellicauda isolate fAmiCal2 chromosome 19, fAmiCal2.hap1, whole genome shotgun sequence genome:
- the LOC136714774 gene encoding uncharacterized protein LOC136714774 yields MITSDSGAPRFPTRIMPSLHHGTIFIGVFLIVTGGSTAFLGSNQNKMQVFSLSCVVMGAILLILGLFWSMRTKNPSGTIVNSYGQVLFTPPGGGMDWNGSPLPESQAVMLRRTLERMHHPNYPENEVDYPPLDPRTCMAGRHPHWDMDQPPPYEMAIKTTKSSTHLRRCCSDSQLPTEPLFGASREVSFEV; encoded by the exons ATGATAACATCAGATAGTGGCGCCCCCCGGTTCCCTACAAGGATCATGCCTTCCCTGCACCATGGGACCATTTTCATCGGGGTGTTCCTCATCGTCACCGGGGGGTCGACGGCTTTCCTGGGTTCCAACCAGAACAAAATGCAGGTGTTCAGTCTCAGCTGCGTGGTGATGGGCGCCATCCTGCTGATCCTGGGGCTGTTCTGGTCGATGCGAACGAAGAACCCGTCCGGCACCATCGTCAACAGCTACGGCCAGGTGCTCTTCACGCCCCCCGGGGGTGGCATGGACTGGAATGGAAGCCCCCTCCCGGAGTCGCAGGCTGTCATGCTCCGGAG GACTCTTGAGCGGATGCACCACCCCAATTACCCGGAGAATGAAGTTGACTACCCCCCCCTTGACCCCAGGACCTGCATGGCCGGCCGGCACCCACACTGGGACATGGACCAGCCCCCCCCCTACGAAATGGCCATCAAGACCACGAAGAGCTCCACACACCTGCGCCGCTGCTGCTCCGACTCCCAGCTGCCCACGGAGCCGCTGTTCGGCGCGTCCAGAGAGGTCAGCTTCGAGGTGTAG
- the dhcr24 gene encoding delta(24)-sterol reductase, whose protein sequence is MDPLLYLGGALALFLAWVKVKGLDYVIIHQRWIFVCLFLLPLSVVFDVYYYLRAWLIFKLCSAPRQHDQRVRDIQRQVGEWRKEGGGTYMCTGRPGWLTVSLRVGKYKKTHKNIMINLMDILEVDTKRQVVRVEPLVNMGQVTALLNSIGWTLPVLPELDDLTVGGLVMGTGIESSSHIYGLFQHICVAFELVLADGSLVRCTAKENSELFYAVPWSCGTLGFLVAAEVRIIPARRYVRLRYEPVRGLANICQRFAQESANKENQFVEGLQYSRDEAVIMTGVMTEEAEPDKINRIGLYFKPWFFKHVESFLRADRRAVEYIPLRHYYHRHTRSIFWELQDIIPFGNSPVFRFLFGWMVPPKISLLKLTQGETIRRLYEQHHVVQDMLVPMRHLEAAISAFHNDIHVYPLWLCPFILPRQPGMVHPKGEEAELYVDIGAYGEPRVKHFQARPSMRQLEKFVRSVHGFQMLYADVYMDRQEFWEMFDGSLYHKLREELGCKDAFPEVYDKICKAARH, encoded by the exons ATGGACCCGCTGCTGTACCTGGGCGGCGCGCTGGCGCTGTTCCTGGCGTGGGTGAAGGTGAAGGGGCTCGACTACGTGATCATCCATCAGCGCTGGATCTTCGTCTGCCTCTTCCTGCTGCCGCTGTCCGTGGTCTTCGACGTGTACTACTACCTGCGCGCCTGGCTCATCTTCAAGCTGTGCTCGGCCCCCCGGCAGCACGACCAGCGTGTGCGGGACATCCAGAGACAG GTTGGGGAATGGAGGAAGGAGGGCGGCGGGACCTACATGTGCACGGGGCGTCCCGGCTGGCTGACCGTGTCTCTGCGCGTGGGCAAGTACAAGAAGACCCACAAGAACATCATGATCAACCTGATGGACATCCTGGAGGTGGACACCAAGAGACAG GTGGTGCGCGTGGAGCCCCTGGTGAACATGGGTCAGGTGACCGCTCTCCTCAACTCCATTGGCTGGACCCTGCCGGTGCTGCCGGAGCTCGATGACCTCACCGTGG GGGGTCTGGTGATGGGCACAGGGATCGAGTCTTCCTCCCACATCTACGGGCTGTTCCAGCACATCTGCGTGGCCTTCGAGCTGGTTCTGGCCGACGGGAGCCTGGTCCGGTGCACTGCG AAGGAGAACTCGGAGCTGTTCTACGCCGTGCCCTGGTCCTGCGGCACGCTGGGCTTCCTGGTGGCCGCCGAGGTGCGCATCATCCCGGCACGGCGCTACGTGCGGCTGCGCTATGAGCCAGTGAGGGGTCTGGCCAACATCTGCCAGCGGTTCGCCCAGGAGTCGGCCAACAAGGAGAACCAGTTCGTGGAGGGGCTGCAGTACTCCCGGGACGAGGCCGTCATCATGACCGGGGTGATGACCGAGGAGGCGGAGCCAGACAAG ATCAACCGCATCGGGCTCTACTTCAAGCCCTGGTTCTTCAAACACGTGGAGAGCTTCCTGCGGGCCGACCGACGCGCCGTGGAGTACATCCCCCTGCGGCACTACTACCACCGGCACACGCGCAGCATATTCTGGGAGCTGCAG gACATCATCCCGTTCGGCAACAGCCCCGTGTTCCGCTTCCTGTTTGGCTGGATGGTGCCGCCCAAGATCTCTCTGCTGAAGCTGACGCAGGGCGAGACGATCCGCCGGCTGTACGAGCAGCACCACGTGGTCCAGGACATGCTGGTGCCCATGCGGCACCTGGAGGCGGCCATCAGCGCCTTCCACAATGACATCCAT GTGTACCCGCTGTGGCTGTGCCCCTTCATCCTGCCCCGGCAGCCGGGCATGGTGCACCCGAAGGGCGAGGAGGCCGAGCTGTACGTGGACATCGGGGCGTACGGGGAGCCACGCGTCAAGCACTTCCAGGCCCGGCCCTCCATGCGGCAGCTGGAGAAGTTCGTGCGCAGTGTGCACGG GTTTCAGATGCTGTACGCCGACGTGTACATGGACCGCCAGGAGTTCTGGGAGATGTTCGACGGCTCGCTCTACCACAAGCTGCGGGAGGAGCTGGGCTGCAAGGACGCCTTTCCCGAGGTTTACGACAAGATCTGCAAAGCGGCCCGGCACTGA